The DNA region CTGAGAGAGGCGGGTTTTACGTCAGGATCAATGGGGAGCTTTTGAGGGCTTTAAGGGAGAAGCACGGCTATTCCATAAACGAACTCGCCCAGCTCCTCGGAATTTCGAGAAAAAGCCTCCAGAACTATGAGAAGGGGGAGCAGGCCGCTTCCCTCGACGTTGCCATCAGGATGGAGGAAATCTTCGACGAGGCGATAGCAGAGCCCATAGACATCCTGCGGGCCAGGGTGGAGGCCAATCTCTCCTCGGAGCCCGAAACACCCCTCGAAAGGGAAATATTTGAAAAGCTGAAGAAGCTTGGCATGGGGGTCGTCAAGATAAAGCGGGCCCCCTTCAACGCGCTTTCCAGAGAGGAGGAGTTCACGATTCTAACCGGGATAGACGAGAGAAAAACCAAGTCCACCGTGAAGAGGGCAGAAATGGTGGCGGAGGTCGGTAAGGTGATAGACAGCGAAAGTTTCTTCGTTCTTGAGCGGGCCAGGGCGGAGGTCGTCTCCGAAGTGCCGCTGATACCGAAGGAGAGCCTGAACACCATCAGGGATGTCGATGAGCTGATAGGCATGATCGAAGAACTGAAAAAAAGCCTGAAGCAGGCAGTTGCCAGGGATCTCAGCCGAAGATGACCCTCTTCCAGACCCCCCTCAGGGCGCTGACGTACTTGGCAGGTGAGGCTATCATAACCGCCCACCTCGGTGTCTGGCGCCTCTTAAGGGCGTTGGCCAGAGGTGTAACCTTCGCCAGCGGCTGGACATCGCCGTTCTCAAGGAGAACCCCTATTTCAGTCGCCTTAAGCCTTGGTTCGCTCAGCATCAGGTCGGCTACACTGAACTCAAGGATAACCTCCCCCTCTTTAGCCCCAACAGCGTCTGCCAGGGCTCTTTCAATTTCCTGGCGCTTCTTAACGTCTCTATAGGCCGACAACAGGGTTCTCTTTTCTTCCTGATCGAGGGACTCCGCACTCTCAAGAACGGCTGCTTTGTAGAGGTCGCGGTATTTTATCCTCTTTACAATCTCCGAGGGGAATCCTTCGAGGTCCTCCAGCTCTACCAGGACTCTGCAGTCTACCATCTTCCAGAAGTCCCAGAGGTTGCCCTCCTCAAGGGCAAACTCCAGGGCCCTGGTCAGCATTCCCTCGGCTATCTTCACTGTATGGTGGAAGTAGACGCGGGAATACATGAGGGAGCGCGCCACCATCATTCCCTCAACGGCCTCAAGGCCCTTCTCTTCAACCACAAGTTCTCCGTTATGAACCGTGAGAACCTTGAGGAGTCTCTCCATGTCAATTATCCCGTGGGCAACGCCTGTGTAGTGGGCATCGCGGATGAGGTAATCTATCTGGTCGACATCGACGTCGCCGTGGAGGGCCTGGCCGAGATATCTCTTCGGGTGCTTTCCGAGTATCAGGCTGGAAACCTCCTCCGGTGAGATTCCGTTTTCTTCGAGGATCCCGGGTATCCTCCCGCCGCCATTCCCATCGGTTATGTCGATTTTGCCGAGGATTATGTCCTGGCCCAGGTGCATGTGGTCGTGCTCCTTTACGTAGTGCTGGTAGATGCTCTCAAAGGTGTGGCTGAATGGCCCGTGCCCGATGTCGTGGAGGAGGGCGGCTATCTCAAGGATCAGCCCTTCGTCCTTCTCCAGGTTCAGCTCACCGCTTAGCCTTTTAGCAACGTTCCAGGCTCCGAGGGAGTGCTCGAAACGGGTGTGGTTTGCCCCGGGGTAAACCAGATAGGCAAGGCCAAGCTGTTTTATGTGTCTCAGCCTCTGGAACTCAGGCGTTTTAACGAGATCAAGGATGACGCCCGAGATCTTCATGCTCCCGTGAATCCCGTCATGGACTATTTTTCCTTCCATCCCGCCCACCTGGAAAAGCTTGGAAAGGGGATTTAATTTATTTTCGGTCATTTGTACTTCCCCTCAAGCTGCATCTGCTTTATCCTGGCCGTCAGTCCTTTCTTGGGCACTCTGTCCTCTTCTATGGTTTCTCCGGTTTTTGTGTCCAGCCTGGCGTAGTAGATGTACTCACCGCCCGATACCTTTATGTTCATGTAACCCCTGTCCTTGTAGTGGGTTATTCTCTCCGTGTTCAGGTTATCCTCACCGTACTTTCCCCGGAGATGCCTGTGGTACAGATCCTCAAGGGCCCTCTCAGTGAACCTGGCCTCTACCTTTAAAATCCGTCCGGTGCTCCTCTCGAGGGTCAGCGTTCCAACCTTCGTCACCCCGGTGAACTCTGCCGTCCAATTATCCGAGAGCACGAGGGGTTCCACCTTGGCCTCAGGGTCGATTTTTTTGGCTTCTTCCTCCGCTATTTTTTCGGCGAGTTCTCTCTTCAGAACCCTGTCCTTTTCCTTCAGCATCTTACCATCCTTGCTTATTAACACTTTAACCTCTCTCTCGTTGTCCTCTATTTCCACAACGTAGTTGTCATTTTCCTCGGAAATGTTCTTTATAGTGTACCCGGGATACCTCCCGAGAACGAGCTCCCCGGCTCTCCCGGGGGATACAACAACGTAGTAGTCAAGAACATCCCCGGTTGCGCCGTCTATTTTAACCTTTGCAACCCCAGCTTCTCCCGCAAGGGTTATCTCCAGGCATTTGTGCTCGATAACCCTGTATTCCTTAGGTTCAAGGCCTGAAACCGGAAAGTTGCCCTCCACAAACTTCTTGGCCCTTTCAAAGGCTTCAGCGGGTGATGGAAGGCTCCTGACTTCCCTGGCCTCCCCGTTCCTCAGATTTACCCCGACGACAACTATTCCCCCCTCTACGAGTAGGTCTGCAACGGCTTCTTTTTTGGTTTTTTCAAGGGACAGAACTTTTCCGGATGGATAAAGAGACTTTAGAAGCTCTTCCAGGGCCTCATCGCTCATTAAAGTTTCAAGTCCAACCAGCTTTCCTGTGTAGGGATTGAAAATAACCTCAAATGAAAAGCGTCTCGTCCTGCCCAGGACTTTAAGTTTTCTCTCGCCAGTTTTGACGTTGATCTCTTCAGGCTTTTCTCCGGTTTCTTTCTCAACGATATCCCTCGCCTTTTCCAGAAAGTATTCTTGAGGTAGCGGTTCCAGTGAAACGTCTATCCCGCCGGTTCTGAGGTTCACCCTGACCTCTCCCCTGTTTTCTCCGATCCTGAGCTCCATAAGGGCCATTGCCGGCAGATAAACCTTCCTTCTGTCGGCTATTGATACGTGATTTTCTGAAACTCCCCTCTTTTCGGCCACGAGGCCTTTCAGGATCAGGGCAACTTCGCCGGGACTTACCGGGTTCTGTATCCGTCTCTCGGTGGCTCTTATTACCGCTCTCCCGTCGAGAAGGGCTTTTTTCAGCGGTGTGGAAAGTTCCCTGTCCTCCTCGGCGTTCAGCACGACATCGTCCTTTGAGAAGATTATGGCCTTTCCACTCTCTTTTTCCGCCCCCGTGAGCTCCCAGGAGACAATGTAAGCGGTGGAAAGTTCCAGCGAAAGGGAAACGAGTTCTATCTCATCCGGTGAAACCGGGTAATTCCTGGTCAGATGCTCTGAAACTCTCTTCATGAGTTCTGAATGTGAGAAATCGTAGAGCAGGGGCGCATCAAGTTCGAATTCCTCCAGTGTCTCCTCCTTCTCTTCCTTCTCAGGAGTAAAAAACTTTTCAGCCCCCTCAGGGACGTTAACACTGTAATTGTTCAGCAGGGATGCAAGTTTTTCTCCATCCCAGGGGATGATCCTGCCGAGGTAGTCCTGTGATATCAGGAGTTTGGCGTCCTTGGTGAACCCAGCGGGCGAAACCAGGACTCCTTTGTGGGCCTTGTGTCTCTCGATGCTCTGAGCGAAAACGTTGACATCTTTGGAGCTTGCGAGTCCCCTGTCATGCACCAGGAGGATAAGCTTCTCTGTCCCCGCTATTGGGTCTTCTCTGATGGCCACTATGTCTGCGCCCCACTCACTTTCATTTGAGACCTTCTCGTAGTTCTTAAACCCCATTCTCCCCAGAAGCTCCGAAATGGAGTTTAACAGGAGGTCTTTTGGGAGTCTCACGATGAGATCCGCGCTCCACGGCATCGTCCTCACCGGACACTAATAAATCGGCACAGTATTATAAATCCCTTTCCGTTCCGCCTGTTATCACCCCCAGTGTTTAGAATACTTTTTAACATGAACGAGTGCATTGAACGTTGACAAGGTTACACCGGTGAGCGAGATGTTCAGGTTAGGTGATCTCCCTCACGGGGAACGAACCGTGTTTCTGAGGGTCGATCTGAACTCGCCAGTCGAAGGCGGGAAGATAACCAGTGATGCCCGCTTCCGTGAAGTCATTCCAACGATTAAACACCTCCTGAATGAGGGAGCAAAGCTTGTCATAGCCACCCACCAGGGCAGGCCTTACGACGGAGATTACACGACGACGGAAGAGCACGCCGAAATACTGGGCAAGCTTCTGGGAGGGGAGGTGGAATACGTTGAGGACATCTTTGGGAGATACGCCCGCGAGCGTATAAGCTCACTGAAGGCGGGAGAAGCGCTTATGCTCGAAAACCTCAGGTTCGCCGCGGAGGAGGCCTTCTACAAGCCGCTCGAAGAGTGCGAGAGAACGTTCTTTGTAAAAAAACTGGCCCCACTGATTGACAATGTGGTAAACGATGCCTTCGCCTCCGCCCACAGGAGTCAGCCCTCCCTGGTGGGCTTTGCCCGCCTAAAACCAATGGCCATGGGGCTTTTGATGGAAAGGGAGGTAACGGCCCTCGGGAAAGCCTACGAAACGGGGGAAAGGCCAAGGGTGTACGTCCTCGGAGGGGCTAAGGTTGACGATTCGCTTAAGGTTGCGGAAAACGTCCTCAGAAGTGGAAGGGCCGACCTTATTTTGACCGGAGGGCTTGTGGGCCAGGTCTTCACCCTGGCAAAGGGCTTCAATCTCGGCAACGCGAACATTGAGTTCCTGGCAAAGAAGGGCCTTCTCGAGCTCGTCGATTGGGCCGAGAGAATACTCAATGAGTTTTACCCCCTGATAAGAACCCCGGTCGATTTTGCAATTGACCATAGGGGGGAGAGACTTGAAGTCGACCTGCTGAGCGAGGAAATGAGACTGCTTGACCACTACCCCATCATGGACATCGGCTCCAGAACCGTTGAGAAGTACAGGGAGATACTGCTTAACGCAGGAACCATCGTGGCAAACGGGCCCATGGGAGTGTTTGAGAGGGAGGAATTTGCTGTGGGAACCGTCGGAGTTTTCCGTTCCATTGGAGAGAGCAGGGCCTTCAGTGTCGTGGGAGGCGGCCACAGCATAACTGGCATTCAAAAGTACGGAATAGAGGGGATAAGCCATATCTCGACGGGAGGGGGTGCGATGCTAAGCTTCTTTGCTGGTGAAAAACTCCCGGTTCTGGAGGCGTTGAGAATAAGCTACGACAA from Thermococcus zilligii AN1 includes:
- a CDS encoding transcriptional regulator, producing MEREKLIKTVSAIFRAAGFKTAHIELRESCFDIVAGRLLFLLFVKVVGNIDTVSEEQASDLKRLSKVFGASPLIVGLRTKGGELEEGVVYERFGINALRPETLYQVLLEGELPVIFAERGGFYVRINGELLRALREKHGYSINELAQLLGISRKSLQNYEKGEQAASLDVAIRMEEIFDEAIAEPIDILRARVEANLSSEPETPLEREIFEKLKKLGMGVVKIKRAPFNALSREEEFTILTGIDERKTKSTVKRAEMVAEVGKVIDSESFFVLERARAEVVSEVPLIPKESLNTIRDVDELIGMIEELKKSLKQAVARDLSRR
- a CDS encoding HD domain-containing protein, yielding MEGKIVHDGIHGSMKISGVILDLVKTPEFQRLRHIKQLGLAYLVYPGANHTRFEHSLGAWNVAKRLSGELNLEKDEGLILEIAALLHDIGHGPFSHTFESIYQHYVKEHDHMHLGQDIILGKIDITDGNGGGRIPGILEENGISPEEVSSLILGKHPKRYLGQALHGDVDVDQIDYLIRDAHYTGVAHGIIDMERLLKVLTVHNGELVVEEKGLEAVEGMMVARSLMYSRVYFHHTVKIAEGMLTRALEFALEEGNLWDFWKMVDCRVLVELEDLEGFPSEIVKRIKYRDLYKAAVLESAESLDQEEKRTLLSAYRDVKKRQEIERALADAVGAKEGEVILEFSVADLMLSEPRLKATEIGVLLENGDVQPLAKVTPLANALKRRQTPRWAVMIASPAKYVSALRGVWKRVIFG
- a CDS encoding restriction endonuclease; this encodes MPWSADLIVRLPKDLLLNSISELLGRMGFKNYEKVSNESEWGADIVAIREDPIAGTEKLILLVHDRGLASSKDVNVFAQSIERHKAHKGVLVSPAGFTKDAKLLISQDYLGRIIPWDGEKLASLLNNYSVNVPEGAEKFFTPEKEEKEETLEEFELDAPLLYDFSHSELMKRVSEHLTRNYPVSPDEIELVSLSLELSTAYIVSWELTGAEKESGKAIIFSKDDVVLNAEEDRELSTPLKKALLDGRAVIRATERRIQNPVSPGEVALILKGLVAEKRGVSENHVSIADRRKVYLPAMALMELRIGENRGEVRVNLRTGGIDVSLEPLPQEYFLEKARDIVEKETGEKPEEINVKTGERKLKVLGRTRRFSFEVIFNPYTGKLVGLETLMSDEALEELLKSLYPSGKVLSLEKTKKEAVADLLVEGGIVVVGVNLRNGEAREVRSLPSPAEAFERAKKFVEGNFPVSGLEPKEYRVIEHKCLEITLAGEAGVAKVKIDGATGDVLDYYVVVSPGRAGELVLGRYPGYTIKNISEENDNYVVEIEDNEREVKVLISKDGKMLKEKDRVLKRELAEKIAEEEAKKIDPEAKVEPLVLSDNWTAEFTGVTKVGTLTLERSTGRILKVEARFTERALEDLYHRHLRGKYGEDNLNTERITHYKDRGYMNIKVSGGEYIYYARLDTKTGETIEEDRVPKKGLTARIKQMQLEGKYK
- a CDS encoding phosphoglycerate kinase — translated: MFRLGDLPHGERTVFLRVDLNSPVEGGKITSDARFREVIPTIKHLLNEGAKLVIATHQGRPYDGDYTTTEEHAEILGKLLGGEVEYVEDIFGRYARERISSLKAGEALMLENLRFAAEEAFYKPLEECERTFFVKKLAPLIDNVVNDAFASAHRSQPSLVGFARLKPMAMGLLMEREVTALGKAYETGERPRVYVLGGAKVDDSLKVAENVLRSGRADLILTGGLVGQVFTLAKGFNLGNANIEFLAKKGLLELVDWAERILNEFYPLIRTPVDFAIDHRGERLEVDLLSEEMRLLDHYPIMDIGSRTVEKYREILLNAGTIVANGPMGVFEREEFAVGTVGVFRSIGESRAFSVVGGGHSITGIQKYGIEGISHISTGGGAMLSFFAGEKLPVLEALRISYDKFREKGH